A genomic window from Candidatus Binataceae bacterium includes:
- a CDS encoding methyltransferase domain-containing protein has protein sequence MASTGEIDREKAKQVAQQILGDVASAMHSAMNFIGDRLGLFKAMKDAGPLTVEQLAARTGLNRRYLQEWLNSMAAAQYLQYDPAAKTYLLTPEYAVALAEEGSPYFVGSYFQVVQATMSVAPKVADAFRTGGGLTQADYPPWMFEATERNSRPRYQFKLVRRWIPAMPQVLERLQRGGVAADVGCGGGRAATLIARAFPNSRVFGFDLHAESIERARRNAAEAGVADRVTFELANGTQLPAGKFDLVTTFDVVHDSVDPIGLMRSIKNSLTPGGTYLVQEINISSNVEENVKPMGKLVYSVSTLYCMTTSLAHGGAGIGAAMGEPKARELAAAAGFRHFRKLPIEDEFAVLYELMA, from the coding sequence ATGGCATCGACGGGCGAGATCGATCGGGAAAAAGCCAAACAGGTCGCACAGCAGATCCTGGGCGACGTCGCGAGCGCGATGCATAGCGCGATGAATTTTATCGGCGACCGGCTCGGCCTGTTCAAGGCGATGAAGGACGCCGGACCGCTCACGGTCGAGCAGCTCGCCGCGCGCACCGGGCTCAACCGGCGCTACCTGCAGGAGTGGCTGAATTCGATGGCCGCGGCGCAATATCTCCAGTACGACCCGGCCGCGAAGACCTACCTGCTCACGCCCGAGTACGCGGTGGCGCTGGCCGAGGAGGGTTCGCCCTACTTCGTGGGATCGTATTTCCAGGTCGTGCAGGCGACGATGTCGGTCGCGCCCAAAGTGGCCGACGCGTTTCGCACCGGCGGCGGGCTGACCCAGGCCGACTATCCGCCGTGGATGTTCGAGGCGACCGAGCGCAATTCACGGCCGCGCTATCAGTTCAAGCTCGTGCGCAGATGGATCCCGGCGATGCCGCAGGTGCTCGAGCGCCTGCAGCGCGGCGGCGTCGCCGCGGACGTCGGATGCGGCGGCGGGCGCGCGGCGACCCTGATCGCCAGGGCGTTTCCGAACTCGCGTGTGTTCGGTTTCGATCTCCATGCCGAATCGATCGAGCGCGCGCGGCGCAACGCGGCCGAGGCCGGCGTCGCCGACCGCGTGACGTTCGAGCTGGCCAACGGCACCCAGCTGCCGGCAGGAAAGTTCGACCTCGTCACGACCTTCGACGTCGTCCACGATTCGGTCGATCCGATTGGACTGATGCGCTCGATCAAAAACTCGCTGACGCCCGGCGGCACCTACCTGGTGCAGGAGATCAACATTTCCTCCAACGTCGAGGAAAACGTCAAGCCGATGGGCAAACTGGTTTATTCGGTCAGCACGCTCTACTGCATGACGACTTCGCTGGCGCATGGGGGCGCCGGGATCGGCGCGGCGATGGGCGAGCCGAAGGCGCGCGAGCTCGCCGCGGCGGCCGGCTTCAGGCACTTCCGCAAGCTCCCCATCGAGGACGAATTCGCGGTCCTCTACGAACTGATGGCCTAG
- a CDS encoding pirin family protein, whose protein sequence is MSNVVNASRQLEGAGFVVNRPFPNQEMALVDPFLLLDEMGPMELGPGEAKGAPDHPHRGFETVTYMISGKMEHRDSHGNAGRLGPGDVQWMTAGAGVVHSEMPAADFQRQGGRMHGFQLWVNLPRRDKMIRPHYQEIPAAGIPVAVSADGNASVRVVAGESMGKKAVIDTRTPIIYLHFTLKPGARVIQPVPAEYNAFAYVFGGEGRLGREERTAREHQMVTFAGDGDAISIAAPESAGEPLEVLLIAGKPLREPVARYGPFVMNTKEEIVKAFEDYREGRMGEIAPA, encoded by the coding sequence GTGAGCAATGTCGTCAATGCTTCGCGCCAGCTCGAAGGCGCGGGCTTCGTGGTGAACAGGCCATTCCCGAACCAGGAGATGGCGCTGGTCGATCCCTTTCTGCTGCTCGACGAAATGGGTCCGATGGAACTCGGGCCGGGCGAGGCCAAGGGCGCGCCCGACCATCCGCATCGCGGCTTCGAGACCGTGACCTACATGATCTCGGGCAAGATGGAGCATCGCGATTCCCACGGCAACGCGGGCCGTCTGGGGCCGGGCGACGTACAATGGATGACCGCCGGCGCCGGCGTGGTGCATTCCGAGATGCCGGCCGCGGACTTCCAGCGCCAGGGCGGCCGGATGCACGGCTTTCAGTTGTGGGTCAACCTGCCGCGGCGCGACAAGATGATCCGTCCGCACTACCAGGAGATTCCCGCTGCCGGGATTCCAGTCGCCGTGAGCGCCGACGGCAACGCGTCCGTGCGCGTGGTCGCGGGCGAGTCGATGGGCAAGAAGGCTGTGATCGATACCCGCACGCCGATCATCTACCTGCATTTCACGCTAAAGCCAGGCGCGCGCGTGATCCAGCCGGTCCCGGCCGAGTACAACGCCTTCGCCTACGTCTTCGGCGGCGAGGGACGCCTGGGCCGCGAAGAGCGGACGGCGCGGGAGCATCAGATGGTGACGTTCGCGGGTGATGGCGACGCGATTTCGATCGCGGCGCCCGAAAGCGCCGGCGAGCCGCTGGAGGTGCTGCTGATCGCGGGCAAGCCGCTGCGCGAGCCGGTCGCGCGTTACGGCCCCTTCGTGATGAACACGAAGGAAGAGATCGTCAAGGCGTTCGAGGACTACCGCGAAGGTCGGATGGGCGAGATCGCGCCGGCCTGA